The Plasmodium brasilianum strain Bolivian I chromosome 14, whole genome shotgun sequence genome contains a region encoding:
- a CDS encoding hypothetical protein (conserved Plasmodium protein), which produces MNFIPNKRNIRSTKSEVIRKINNNGYNANNSNNLIENNKNENGTSNDNFTLEDNTLNGSYDIDKRSEIHYCNKAFDPQYLYMNKISNDVRSTRNRTSTHRIISPRSQSINLLAQKVARTSNVSKIFDDKASVVSFYTNKKKNLDRIPIPESNDSFKTQANSQIVEQSIELLKHLINQENREHHSSSQENEKKNKLMFKLVEQLKQCDDIPEHTQGEYNNTNNSLDLYKKKIDMLNLKFLKLKNEYSHLNNENVVLKKQLRNIKDNYHMINQKSATVSFSRGPTKEDMLRSNDIGSDNNSYNNNSNSNNNSISNNNFNSNNISNSNYEQQLREAQMDGVSLNKTVSIDKVPSSMHQMAKKKLVDNQVQTENTFPSRIVPSSDNKKQGGEGGPSSIYHGGRLNSSFLDENYINKIREEIRNEVIQEVTNKLDKEYKEELLKIRKSVNNNMYNPSNMEEFSADTIFNNCRDQLDEQINDTINRYKNSIFDNFKDILNLSKGIGIKSLEHMSNEEDERNKKEKKKIEEEGSEEEGGKEGGKEAKEEVEKETVEKANEEEEGQEMGNFSLISLNDKINDCLCLFENISKNKEKLKIKEEKRKGERNNVINALNNINTCMNEIDDMINNLNANIGKNIILDDEESYPGDISILKRTSSKSEDDEGEEMTSCRSLANTIESSEVEEIEEDIIEEHRAEMEHRKRNDKAYNSNIQCRILSCEDKIDTMSNKSLKSNHSEVHNRKYHGDNLNIITSNNMHIIHENFTSDVMTKNMHADINDGINNIINNDLYNDLDNDSNDNINHLGFHQGTSINMKNTNNGTAIAEQNCDKNITNKENIRCNNTEERDKNVNRNAIETSTKQDDKESSITTSTDKNKGNVQNEKEKKKGKWRNIFSSKKMKKKNFVDNFGDDAELWSKSEKCESGQNGETGPNGENYKSNSSSKKGDEYFYNTINTSSNNMHIERGELDVITNPINSEDVSNAYNRLGNASNNAYCVEQKLLHTTSSDEKTECFQTNAYNISQGMYLSHGNPNVVGDELCKDQHNKENHMNISMNVNINSASINNNLNTFENYDFNMNNYHSGEGMNNLDVKNRYNSSKIDGNNIFSSSNNLDVSNSYNATRGINNSSSNNNSNGNINYNSNSSYIYESNNIYNNNAHNNNEGMERNSINCSVYSYNPSNNNKKCFVPIDEHINDQENFLIKKKNSQKMFNYNNEGNNLNNNFIYMEQNENDLLMETAHIQFNNEKENCLNFRNSEINNGKGNDYNNNNYDDHNYNNNNYSNHVSSNYNYKVGNTMKFADEADNQYNLFYNMNNQNEDTNNNIVYLKNYDHVQQFNDASQSNCSNYYNKTANIKRVNSSATNTNKNVTTSNLSHNNKLKLSTKSEVHYNSYKSQKNKTKKNLEDLFA; this is translated from the coding sequence atgaattttattcCAAATAAACGTAATATAAGAAGTACAAAATCTGAAGTCATTcgaaaaattaacaataatggCTATAATgctaataatagcaataatttaatagagaataataaaaatgaaaatggtactagtaatgataattttacaCTTGAAGATAATACTTTAAATGGGAGTTATGATATAGATAAAAGGTCAGAGATTCATTATTGTAATAAAGCTTTTGATCCACAGTATttgtatatgaataaaatttcGAATGATGTGAGGTCTACAAGAAATCGTACTTCTACACATAGAATTATTTCCCCTCGTTCACAATCTATAAATTTGTTAGCTCAAAAAGTAGCAAGAACTTCAAATGTATCTAAAATTTTTGATGATAAAGCATCCGTCGTTTCGTTTTAtacgaataaaaaaaaaaatttagacaGAATACCTATTCCTGAATCTAATGATAGTTTTAAAACACAAGCGAATTCACAAATAGTAGAGCAATCTATAGAATTGTTGAAACATTTAATCAACCAAGAAAACAGAGAACATCATTCCTCATCTCaagaaaatgagaaaaaaaataaattaatgtttAAATTAGTCGAACAATTAAAACAATGTGATGACATACCAGAACACACACAGGgggaatataataataccaATAATTCACTtgatttatacaaaaaaaaaatagatatgctgaatttaaaatttctgaaattaaaaaatgaatattcgCATCTAAATAACGAAAATGTTGTCCTTAAAAAACAGTTAAGAAACATAAAGGATAACTATCATATGATAAATCAAAAGAGCGCAACTGTATCTTTTTCCAGAGGACCGACGAAAGAAGACATGTTGAGAAGTAATGATATCGGAAGCGATAACAacagttataataataacagcaatagtaataacaacagtattagtaataacaatttcaatagtaataacatcAGCAATAGTAATTATGAGCAACAATTAAGAGAAGCACAAATGGATGGCGTATCATTAAACAAGACTGTGAGTATTGATAAGGTACCATCGTCCATGCATCAAATggcaaaaaagaaattagtAGATAATCAAGTACAAACGGAAAATACTTTTCCAAGTCGTATTGTACCTTCCtctgataataaaaaacaaggGGGGGAAGGAGGACCATCAAGTATTTACCATGGAGGTAGATTAAATTCAAGTTTTTTAGatgaaaattacataaacaaaattagGGAAGAAATTAGAAATGAAGTTATTCAAGAGGTTACCAATAAATTGGATAAAGAGTATAAAGAAGAATTACTTAAGATAAGAAAAAGTGTAAATAACAACATGTATAATCCTAGTAATATGGAAGAATTTTCCGCCGACACgatttttaataattgtCGAGATCAATTGGATGAGCAAATAAATGATACTATTAATAGATATAAAAACAGcatttttgataattttaaagatatattgAATTTATCCAAAGGAATAGGAATAAAATCGTTAGAACACATGAGTAATGAAGAAGATGAGagaaacaaaaaggaaaaaaaaaaaatagaggaGGAGGGAAGTGAGGAAGAAGGAGGGAAAGAAGGAGGGAAGGAAGCAAAGGAAGAAGTGGAGAAGGAAACAGTGGAAAAAGCGAACGAAGAGGAAGAGGGACAAGAAATGGGCAATTTTTCTTTGATATCGTtgaatgataaaattaatgattGTTTATGCTTGTTTGAAAATATtagcaaaaataaagagaaactcaaaataaaagaggaaaaaagaaaaggtgAAAGGAATAATGTAATTAACGCactgaataatataaacacatGTATGAATGAAATTGATGACATGATTAACAATCTTAATGCTAATATAGgtaagaatattattttggaTGATGAAGAAAGCTATCCTGGAGATATCAGCATTTTGAAGAGGACTTCTTCTAAAAGTGAAGATGACGAGGGAGAGGAAATGACCAGTTGTAGGTCCCTTGCAAACACTATTGAGAGTAGCGAGGTGGAAGAAATTGAAGAAGATATTATTGAAGAACATAGGGCGGAAATGGAGCATAGGAAAAGGAATGACAAGGcttataatagtaatattcaATGTAGAATTTTATCATGCGAGGATAAAATAGATACTATGAGTAACAAATCATTGAAGAGCAATCATTCTGAGGTGCATAACAGGAAATATCATGgagataatttaaatattataacaagtaataatatgcatataattcATGAGAATTTTACATCTGATGTTATGACCAAAAACATGCATGCTGACATAAATGatggaataaataatataataaataatgaccTATATAATGATTTAGATAATGACTCAAATGACAATATTAATCATTTGGGGTTTCATCAAGGAACTTCAATAAACATGAAGAACACAAATAATGGTACAGCTATAGCAGAACAGAATtgtgataaaaatataacgaataaggaaaatataagatGTAACAATACTGAGGAAAGAGATAAGAACGTAAATCGAAATGCCATTGAGACTAGTACAAAACAAGATGACAAGGAATCTTCAATTACTACAAGTACGGATAAAAATAAGGGTAAtgtacaaaatgaaaaagagaagaaaaaaggtaaatggagaaatatattttctagtaaaaaaatgaagaaaaaaaatttcgtcGATAATTTTGGTGATGACGCAGAATTATGGTCGAAGAGTGAAAAGTGTGAAAGTGGTCAAAATGGTGAAACTGGTCCAAATGGTGAAAACTACAAAAGTAATAGTAGCAGTAAAAAGGGagatgaatatttttataatactaTTAATACATCTTCAAATAATATGCACATTGAACGGGGAGAGTTAGATGTTATTACGAATCCTATAAATAGTGAGGATGTATCTAATGCTTATAATAGGTTAGGAAATGCTTCTAATAATGCATATTGTGTTGAACAGAAACTCTTGCATACCACTTCAAGCGATGAGAAAACAGAGTGCTTTCAAACGAACGCATATAACATAAGTCAAGGAATGTATTTATCCCATGGTAATCCAAATGTAGTGGGAGATGAATTGTGTAAGGATCAACATAATAAGGAAAATCATATGAATATAAGTATGAATGTGAATATTAATAGTGCTAGTATTAATAACAATTTGAACACatttgaaaattatgattttaatatgaacaattaCCATAGTGGTGAGGGAATGAACAATCTTGACGTGAAGAATCGTTACAACAGTAGTAAAATTGATggcaataatattttcagtTCTTCAAATAATCTGGACGTGAGTAACAGTTACAATGCAACGCGTGGTAttaataatagcagtagtaataataatagtaatggtAATATTAACTATAATAGTAACAGCTCGTATATTTACGAAagcaataatatatataataacaatgcgcataataataatgaggGTATGGAAAGAAATTCCATTAATTGTTCagtttattcatataatccatccaataataataaaaaatgttttgttCCCATTGATGAACATATAAATGATCAGGAGAATTTTCtgatcaaaaaaaaaaatagccaaaaaatgttcaactataataatgaagggaataatttaaataataatttcatctatatggaacaaaatgaaaacgaCTTATTAATGGAAACAGCACATATACAATTTAAtaacgaaaaagaaaattgcCTAAACTTTCGTAACagtgaaataaataatggtAAGGGAAACgactataataataataattacgaTGATCACAActacaataataacaattacAGTAATCATGTTAGtagtaattataattataaagtaGGCAATACCATGAAATTTGCTGATGAGGCAGATAATCAgtacaatttattttacaatatgAATAATCAAAATGAAGACacgaataataatattgtttatttaaagaattatGACCATGTACAACAGTTCAATGATGCATCACAAAGTAATTGttctaattattataataaaactgctaatataaaaagagtAAATAGTTCTGcaacaaatacaaataagaACGTTACTACTAGTAATTTGtctcataataataaacttAAATTATCAACAAAAAGTGAAGTTCATTACAATTCTTACAAatcacaaaaaaataaaaccaaaaaaaatcTCGAAGATCTTTTCGCATAA
- a CDS encoding palmitoyltransferase DHHC4, producing MRIFKKNKLLERVNFDKINNVQIYGENKIHCKGFFVSGPAFLTVVSSFLMILIPVAIFHTFTSTWLFENGIYLVTFFNMFFFFLTIYTFFKTSFMDPGIIPRQKSVLNIYDVIIQQYRETQPPRQKEVLINGNFYKLKYCYTCNIYRGIRTVHCSICDNCVEKFDHHCPWVGNCIGARNYKYFVYFVFNLYILICITLGASIYKLTICINNLSDKGYNSEKIFIHIWKIATDSIILIIYTILTLWFVIGLLCYHIYTIVTNQTTYEQIKTFYQNDNPFNIGVINNIKEILFTKTRPSYIDFINPRLQVIDNNCSHHVIVLSDKAIHMDENANANLSSDNSSKKKYKRKGIGKMVMGAVGEGGRASLKELRLHDSRLSKKKKDYHSLYSVDSKGRNKMYSVKNKKRKKEKSFEEYDITKLNNISNKAIEKAAHIKFDKNKNSKFIKMKLSNIRKNSFTEELSNDFEEISKYHHKRIVDLNNTVGSLFIKNDISSTNSTNNEIYSDIYNESKTSFIYDDVEAEKLQDYHEDDVEYVIIKINRKKERKKKYNNNRINNSNDANNDDSTNNNNNNDSNNNYIIIKKKLKRESENLKIKIDNKTKDDISSSQISDSKRIRRKKIKYETKINCFNNLIHVRKKLEYPILYKKKIPFMKKFKNKVETYYVVKYSNVKKKNIIAYSAQNDGDEETNRINSMKQMSESNNVISGMNKVNETNYLNRTCSRDYYCHDNVYSNIIKLKKISSINNTNSCNISNNCKNKNNNNCDYSSYSINMQTNENMKLKGKKKKSKSLNKDVVISIYNYKAKDKKEKYSSDEDITNLGQQKKEQLHSSNSSSNSSYNINKSIFSIHPLNMGKKRLHFKLPTSYPTKIDMVELENFSKICEMRYTKLYEWKYKKMYRRILRRGKMKLLSKPYKRNIYLYYNNENCSFIESNDLYKINSELLNGYEDADFYYTRISNNKKFDNFKLLNFLIHMNKQDKNRANIKKKSKASKFFYFFTSFALIINCIHIPSNNDND from the exons atgagaatatttaaaaagaataagttATTAGAGAGAGtaaattttgataaaataaacaatgtACAGATATATGGAGAAAACAAAATTCACTGCAAAGGATTTTTTGTGTCTgg ACCGGCGTTTTTAACAGTCGTCTCGTCTTTTCTTATGATATTAATTCCAGTTGCCATATTTCATACCTTTACGTCAACa TGGCTTTTTGAAAATGGAATTTATTTGGTTACGTTTTTTAacatgttcttttttttcttaacaatttatactttttttaaaacaagtTTTATGGATCCTGGTATAATACCAAGACAA AAATccgttttaaatatatacgacGTGATAATTCAGCAATACCGAGAAACACAGCCCCCCAGACAAAAGGAAGTTTTAATTAATGGGAATTTTTATAAGCtaaaatattgttatacTTGCAATATATATAGGGGCATAAGAACAGTACACTGCTCTATCTGCGACAACTGTGTTGAGAAATTTGACCACCACTGCCCATG GGTAGGGAACTGTATCGGTGcaagaaattataaatattttgtatattttgtttttaatttatacatactgATATGTATAACGCTAGGAGcaagtatttataaattgacaatatgcataaataatttatcagACAAAGGATATAAtagtgaaaaaatatttattcatatatggaAAATTGCCACAGATAGTATAATATTGatcatatatacaattttaacATTATGGTTTGTTATAGGATTATTATgttatcatatttatactATAGTAACTAATCAGACaacatatgaacaaattaaaacattttatcaAAACGATAATCCTTTTAATATCGGtgttataaataacataaaagaaatattatttacgaAAACCAGGCCATCATATATAGATTTTATAAACCCACGATTACAGGTTATTGATAATAATTGTTCTCATCATGTTATAGTCTTAAGTGATAAAGCTATACATATGGATGAAAATGCGAATGCTAATTTATCCTCAGATAATAGTAGtaagaaaaagtataaaagaaaaggaattGGAAAAATGGTAATGGGAGCAGTAGGCGAAGGTGGTAGAGCCAGTTTGAAAGAATTAAGACTACATGATAGTAGActatccaaaaaaaaaaaagattatcaTTCGTTGTATTCAGTTGATAGTAAAGgtagaaataaaatgtacagtgttaaaaacaaaaaaagaaaaaaagaaaagagttTTGAAGAATatgatattacaaaattaaataatatatctaataaaGCAATTGAAAAAGCTGCACATATTAAATTTGAcaagaataaaaattcaaaatttattaaaatgaaattatctAACATTAGAAAAAACAGTTTCACGGAAGAGTTAAGTAACGATTTTGAAGAAATTAGTAAGTATCATCATAAAAGAATTGTtgatttaaataatactGTTGGCTCactatttattaaaaatgatatatcaTCAACAAATAGTACTAATAACGAAATATAtagtgatatatataatgagaGTAAGACaagttttatatatgatgatGTAGAGGCGGAAAAACTTCAAGATTACCATGAGGATGACGTTGAGTACGTTATTATCAAAATTAatcgaaaaaaagaaagaaaaaaaaagtataataataatagaattaacaatagtaatgatgctaataatgatgatagtactaacaacaataataataatgatagtaataataattatattatcatcaaaaaaaaactcaAAAGGGAaagtgaaaatttaaaaattaaaattgataATAAGACGAAAGATGATATATCTTCAAGCCAAATAAGCGATTCTAAAAGAAttagaaggaaaaaaattaagtatgaaacaaaaataaactgctttaataatttaatccATGTAAGAAAGAAATTAGAGTATCCTAtcttgtataaaaaaaaaattcctttcatgaaaaaatttaaaaacaaagtTGAGACTTATTACGTAGTAAAGTATTCCAacgtaaagaaaaaaaatattattgcttATTCAGCACAAAATGATGGTGATGAGGAAACTAATAGGATTAACTCAATGAAGCAAATGAGCGAATCGAACAATGTAATAAGCGGCATGAACAAGGTAAACGAAACGAACTATTTAAATAGAACATGTTCAAGAGATTATTATTGCCATGACAATGTCTACAGtaacattataaaattaaaaaaaattagcagtattaataatacaaatagtTGTAATATATCCAATAATTgtaagaacaaaaataataataactgcGATTACAGTAGCTATAGTATTAATATGCAAactaatgaaaatatgaaattgaagggaaagaaaaaaaaaagtaagtcTTTAAATAAAGATGTAGTAATAAGCATATACAATTACAAGGCGaaagataaaaaggaaaaatatagcaGCGATGAGGACATAACAAATTTAGgtcaacaaaaaaaagaacaactTCATAGTAGTAACAGCAGCAGTAACAGCAGTTATAACATTAACAAGAGTATCTTTTCAATACATCCTTTAAATATGGGAAAGAAAAGGCTTCATTTTAAATTACCCACCTCATACCCCACTAAGATAGATATGGTTGAGCTAGAAAATTTTAGCAAAATTTGCGAAATGAGGTACACAAAATTGTACGaatggaaatataaaaaaatgtacagaCGAATATTAAGAAGAGGAAAAATGAAACTGCTCTCAAAAccatataaaagaaatatatatttatattataataatgagaaTTGTTCATTTATTGAATCAAATGatttgtataaaattaatagtgAATTATTAAACGGATATGAAGATGCCGATTTCTATTATACTAGGATaagtaacaataaaaaatttgataattttaaattacttAATTTCTTAATTCATATGAATAAACAAGATAAAAATCGCGctaacattaaaaaaaaaagtaaagcttccaaatttttttatttctttacatCGTTTGCTCTTATAATTAACTGCATACATATACCCTccaataatgataatgactGA
- a CDS encoding calmodulin yields the protein MEYEGETFHLTEYQIKKALKAFNYLDKKKKGLLKFDLLGSLLRCSGYNVSLKEIDKIKEKIIENKIIAKKKEANVKRESEVLTNDEYQNSGINKWNDQGEHKVSDANDNDDDNDDDNDDDNNVSKLLSDLKNYDNFMELEKQRLERKKKEEENKNLFSIKEFFRIIQIPNITNETKPSNVLNAFEIFDEKGNGKISIKQLRFILQYLGEPLSNSEFDEFFDWIKTKDKVYKTDDIIYEDLINELINKDTNI from the exons ATGGAGTATGAAGGGGAAACATTTCATTTGACAGAatatcaaattaaaaaagctCTAAAAGCTTTCAATTATTtagataaaaagaaaaaaggactACTAAAATTTGA TCTATTAGGAAGCCTCCTACGCTGCAGTGGGTATAATGTATcattaaaagaaattgataagataaaagaaaaaataatagaaaacaaaataatagcaaaaaaaaaagaggccAATGTTAAGAGAGAAAGCGAAGTACTAACAAATGATGAATATCAAAATTCAGGTATTAATAAATGGAATGACCAAGGAGAGCATAAAGTTAGTGATGCTAACGATAACGATGATGATAATGATGACGATAATGATGACGATAATAACGTATCAAAGTTGTTAAGTGACCTAAAGAACTATGATAATTTCATGGAATTAGAAAAGCAAAGAttagaaagaaagaaaaaggaagaggaaaataaaaacttatttagcataaaagaattttttagaattattCAAATACCTAATATAACCAACGAAACAAAACCATCAAATGTTTTAAATGCGTTTGAAATATTTGATGAAAAAGGTAATGGTAAAATATCAATTAAACAACTAAGATTTATTCTACAGTATTTAGGAGAGCCATTAAGTAACTCAGAGTTTGATGAATTCTTTGACTGGATTAAGACG AAAGACAAAGTGTATAAAACGGACGACATAATATACGAAGATTTGATAAATGAGTTGATTAACAAAGACACAAATATTTAG
- a CDS encoding transcription elongation factor s-II: MNETENLTQIICIQERLKDKESKIVSMNDVEEQKIIDDHTITEIVEDLNLLKDVKINKDILKQTKIGITVNKFTKVNNNDIQNISTELIEKWKNIAIKEKNSKSVENLKKRKSEKVDDSVNNACLNESEIKKVKVQNTLNNNLEEDIHKSKGNNKTHSYSYNDNKYMNNNNKCEQQDNNKNSKVSYQNSYQKNNEGTYINADIKALNEWNYNGKFHNDVHRDKAKQFLFKAFLSGSDDNLLHLIDRKKLNDIIYNIENELHRIFIEKKDSQKEYNMQLKSIKFNLCDKKNPIFNEKVYGENISARTLATMNSQDMASDEKKNERKKCLQESLLACQSDWDVKNILLKKTRKGEFQCFKCKGYETVYHQLQTRSSDEPMTTFVTCLKCNNRWKF; encoded by the coding sequence atgaaCGAAACAGAGAACCTTACACAGATTATATGTATTCAGGAAAGACTGAAAGATAAGGAAAGTAAAATAGTTAGTATGAACGACGTGGAAGAGCAAAAGATAATAGATGATCATACGATAACAGAAATTGTTGAAGacttaaatttattaaaagatgtaaaaataaataaagatattttgAAGCAAACCAAAATAGGAATAACTGTTAATAAATTCAcaaaagtaaataataatgatatacaaaatatatcaacAGAGCTTAttgaaaaatggaaaaatattgcaattaaagaaaaaaactcCAAAAGTGTagagaatttaaaaaaacgaaaatcGGAAAAAGTGGATGATAGTGTTAATAACGCATGTTTAAATGAAtctgaaataaaaaaagtaaaagttcAGAATAcactaaataataatttagagGAAGATATTCATAAATCTAAGGGGAATAATAAAACACATAGTTACAgttataatgataataaatatatgaataataataataaatgtgaGCAGCAagataataacaaaaatagcAAAGTGAGTTATCAAAACagttatcaaaaaaataatgaaggtACTTATATTAATGCTGATATAAAAGCTTTGAATGAATGGAATTACAATGGAAAATTTCACAATGATGTTCACCGAGATAAGGCAAAAcagtttttatttaaagcATTTCTTTCTGGTTCTGATGATAATTTGTTACATCTAATTGATCGGAAGAAGTTAAATgatatcatatataatatagaaaatgaaTTACACCGaatttttattgaaaaaaaagattctcagaaagaatataatatgcaATTAAAATCAATAAAGTTTAATTTATGTGATAAGAAAAACcctatttttaatgaaaaagtatATGGGGAAAATATATCAGCAAGAACATTAGCAACCATGAATTCGCAGGATATGGCTagtgatgaaaaaaaaaatgaacgaaaAAAATGCCTACAAGAAAGTTTATTAGCATGCCAGTCCGACTGGGATGTTAAGAacattcttttaaaaaaaacaagaaaaggAGAATTTCAATGTTTCAAATGTAAAGGGTATGAAACCGTGTATCATCAGTTACAAACCAGAAGCAGTGATGAACCCATGACTACCTTTGTAACATGTTTAAAATGCAATAATAGGtggaaattttaa